A genomic region of Rhipicephalus sanguineus isolate Rsan-2018 chromosome 3, BIME_Rsan_1.4, whole genome shotgun sequence contains the following coding sequences:
- the LOC119385103 gene encoding RNA-binding protein 33-like yields the protein MCQFKAFLACRDRLHMMLATRFHLPCLPAVLHLTLQLGMWAKCWPLVTGQNHKLQPLHLHQPLHQTLYQPLHQPLHQPLHQPLHQPLHQPLHQPLHQPLHQPLY from the exons ATGTGCCAATTCAAAGCTTTCCTGGCTTGCCGGGACAG GTTGCACATGATGTTAGCCACCCGCTTCCATCTACCTTGTTTGCCAGCAGTGCTCCATCTCACTTTGCAACTGGGGATGTGGGCCAAATGTTGGCCTTTGGTCACAGGGCAGAACCACAAGCTCCAGCCCCTGCACCTGCACCAGCCCCTGCACCAGACCCTGTACCAGCCCCTGCATCAGCCTTTGCATCAACCCCTGCACCAGCCCCTGCACCAGCCCCTGCACCAGCCCCTGCACCAGCCCCTGCACCAGCCTTTGCATCAGCCTTTGTACTAG